The genomic region ATAGGACGATCACCCTGAGGGAAGCGGCGATCCTCCAGGGGTTTCCACGGAAGTACAAGTTCAATGTAGCTCACGGCAAGGAGTCGATTGCACTGATGATCGGTAACGCCTTGCCGCCTCCCTTCATCACGGCACACGCTAACGCTCTAAGAAAGGGGCTGGAAGAGGCTCGCGAAGGCTAAGCGGTCGGACGGTGCAATTGAATTCACGGACCCTTCACCGCGATCAATGACTGACAGCGTATCCAGAGCGCAGCGCAGCCGTAACATGGCAGCGGTTCGTTCGTCGAATACAAAACCAGAGAAAGTAGTGCGTTCCATCCTGCACAGGTTGGGACTACGATTCCGGTTGCACCAAAAGACGCTCCCCGGAACGCCTGACATCGTGCTTAGGCGTCACGCCACGGTCGTACTTGTACATGGCTGCTTCTGGCATGGACATGATTGTCCGCGAGGGAAGTTACCGGAGACGCGTCGTGAGTTTTGGATCCCAAAGCTACAGCGCAACCGCGAGCGTGATCTTGATAACGAGAGGCGCTTGCTAGAGCAGGGGTGGCGCGTGCTGATTGTTTGGGAGTGCGAGCTCCGCAAGCCTGACCAATTGAGAGGACGGCTCGCCGAGGCATTCAGCGTCCCGGAGTGATTGGCCATCGGAGTTCGCAGAACCCGAGTTCCAACGCTACATGACTATCGACCGGCTCAATCTGTACGTCGGCTTGGCCGGATTTCGGTGAAATTCGCAGTAAATTTGGAATGCCCTCGTTCGTATACATCTGCGGTGCGTTCGTAGCTACTCGCGCTTCCGTTCCTCGTTGCTTGGAAACCCCCTTCACACCGCCGAGTGTGAAGGGGCCGCCGAGGGTGTCTAACTTGATGGCGACCTGACAGTGCAGCGTCTAGGTGTTGATTTTCACCGAATCTTGACCCACCGTTTTCATCTGAATCTGACCCACCCCGAGACAGCGTAGTACATCTATTCCGGTGTGGATAACTCGTAAGCGCGAATTTAAGCGCACCTAGAATTCCCGGATGAATGCGCGCAGGCTTGCGTCCGCAACCACAACTTGCGGACGCAACCTATGACAGAGAACGAAGTTGATTTCTTTCCGCTGCGGGTGACGGGCGTGACCGCCACCGGCAAGCGACGCTTTGATCCAGAGGGTAAGCGCAAGCTGATCGAGGCCTGTATGCAGCCAGGTGCGTCGATTGCCGGACTTGCGCTGAAGGCCGGCGTCAACGCGAACCAACTGCATAAATGGATTCACTTGCGCGAGCGTACGAGCGGGACTGCGCTGACGACAACTCGTAAGCCGGCGCCATCGGCATTCGTACCGGTCGTGACCGTCAACGACGTGATGTCCGTGGCGCAGCGCGCACCCGCGCCTGAATCGCCGAAGAAGAACCACTCGATAAGCTCCGCCGTGCAGGCTCGACTTTCGGCGCAGTTGCCCAATGGCGTGACGCTGCGACTCGAATGCGCAGCGCACGATGCCGCCCTCGTGCGAGCGATGATCGAAGCATTGGGAGTGCGCTAATGTTTCGGCTCGACGCCGAATTGCGGGTCTACTTGCACCGCGATGCGATTGATTTCCGAGCCGGCATCAACAGCCTCGTGATGCTGGTCGAGCAGTCGTTACAGCTCGATCCGTTCGCGCGAGCGATATTCGCGTTCCGCAATCGCAAGCGCAATCGGGTCAAGCTGCTGCTGTATGAGCGCACCGGCTTCTGGCTCATGTTAAAGCGTCTTGAAGCGGACCACTTCGTCTGGCCCCACCGAGAGCAAGCGGTGATCGAGTTGACGACCGAGCAGCTTCACTGGCTGCTCGACGGCATCGATATCGACGCCATGCAGCGACACCCGGCGCGCCGGTATCGTCATGCGAGTTGAAGGCGGCGCCAACTGATGTTGTCGGTAAACAACGCGCGCGACGGTTGTTGCCCATTTCCGTAAACCCACTGGGCGCGCCGCTCCGGTATGGTGAGCGGCATGGACGAACATGACTTCTCGCAATTGCCGTCGGCCGCTCAGGCCTATATCCGAGAACTGGAGGCGCGCAACCGACAACTAGGCGAACGCATCGCCCAGTTGGAGGAGCAGTTCCGCTTGGCGCAGAGCAAACGCTTCGCACCGAGCAGCGAGAAGCTGAAGGACCGCGTATTCGACGAGGCCGAGCAGATGGCTGCGGCAGCGCCATCGGAGGACCCCGACGACGACGCGTTCGCGTTGCCGGACACAGGGCTGCCCGCACCCGATGAGCCAGAGCGGGGCAAGCGAGGCCGCAAACCGTTGCCGGCCGAGCTGCCGCGCCAGCGCATTGAATACGATCTACCCGACGATGAGAAGGTCTGCCCCTGCTGCCGCAGCGCGATGCATCGCATGGGCGAAGAAGTCAGCGAGCAACTGCACTTCGAAGTGAAAGCCTCTGTGCTGCAGCACGTTCGCTTCAAGTACGCATGTCGCCACTGCGAGCGCAATGCCGAGAGCACGCCGATCGTGACCGCCCCGATGCCGGCGCAGCCGCTGCCGGGCAGCAATGCGAGCGCAGCGCTCATCGCCACCGTGACGGCGGGCAAATATGTCGATGGCACGCCGCTATACCGCATGGAGGATGCGCTCTCGCGCGCGAACATCGCGGTGGGCCGCGGCACGCTGGCCAACTGGATCATCCGGCCCGCTCAACTGCACTACAGCCGACTGTACGAGGCCTTGCGCCAAACGCTGCTATCGCAACAGTTGATTCACGGCGACGAGACGACGGTGCAGGTTCTCAAAGAACCGGGCAAGACCGCGCAAAGCACCTCGTATATGTGGGTCTATCGCAGTGCCGAGCAATGCGAGCAGCCGGTGGTGCTGTTCGACTACCAGCCAGGGCGCGGCCAAGAGTATCCGCAAGCGTTCCTGGCCGGATACACGGGCATGCTGATGAGTGACGGCTACGCTGCGTGGCGCACGCTCGACGCAGCGACGCACTTGGGCTGCCTTGCCCACGCCCGTAGGGCGTTCGTCGATGCGCTCAAAGGTCAGAAGAAGCCCGGTGGGCGTGCGGCACAGGCTCTTGAGTACTTCAAGGCGTTGTATCAGGTCGAGACGCTCGCCAAGGGCGGTCTGCCCGAAGGAGAAACCCGCGACGATTACACGTACCGATTACGCCAGGAACATAGCGTGCCGTTGCTCACTGCATTCAAGACCTGGCTGGACGAGCAGGCGCCACACGTGTTGCCCGAAAGTCTGCTGGGCAAGGCGATCAGCTATACGCGCAATCAATGGGAGTATCTGAGCCGCTACGTCATCGACGGCCGCGCCCCAATCGACAATAACGTTATCGAACGCGACATCAGGCCCTTCTGCACAGGCCGCAAATCTTGGCTGTTCAGCGACACGGTCGCTGGCGCGAAGGCGAGCGCAATGGTCTACAGTCTCATGCTCACGTGCCGCGCATGCAACGTCGAGCCGTATGCCTACCTGCTTCATGTGCTCACCGAACTGCCTCAGCGAGCCCCGGATGCCGACATCACGGACTTGCTGCCGTTCAACTTCGCGAAACGGCAAACGGCTACACCGCCGCCGCCTTGATCGATCGAGCGCATAGCTTCGGCCCGACCGTCAACGTGTGGCGAATTGAGCGCTTACGATAACTCCTCACTGCCTGCTGCTTTTGCTGCTCTCTTTCTGGTTGTCTTCGCCTTGGCAGAACTGGACTTGAAGCGCCAGGATTCATTGCCCGTTTCGACGATGTGGCAGTGATGGGTGACGCGGTCCAGCAGCGCCGTCGTCATCTTTGCGTCCCCGAACACGGTCGCCCACTCGCCGAAGCTGAGGTTGGTGGTGATCACGACACTCGTGTGTTCATACAGCTTCGAGAGCAAGTGGAACAGCAATGCGCCACCGGTCTGGCTGAACGGCAG from Burkholderia glumae LMG 2196 = ATCC 33617 harbors:
- a CDS encoding very short patch repair endonuclease, translated to MTDSVSRAQRSRNMAAVRSSNTKPEKVVRSILHRLGLRFRLHQKTLPGTPDIVLRRHATVVLVHGCFWHGHDCPRGKLPETRREFWIPKLQRNRERDLDNERRLLEQGWRVLIVWECELRKPDQLRGRLAEAFSVPE
- the tnpA gene encoding IS66-like element accessory protein TnpA, whose translation is MTENEVDFFPLRVTGVTATGKRRFDPEGKRKLIEACMQPGASIAGLALKAGVNANQLHKWIHLRERTSGTALTTTRKPAPSAFVPVVTVNDVMSVAQRAPAPESPKKNHSISSAVQARLSAQLPNGVTLRLECAAHDAALVRAMIEALGVR
- the tnpB gene encoding IS66 family insertion sequence element accessory protein TnpB (TnpB, as the term is used for proteins encoded by IS66 family insertion elements, is considered an accessory protein, since TnpC, encoded by a neighboring gene, is a DDE family transposase.), with the protein product MFRLDAELRVYLHRDAIDFRAGINSLVMLVEQSLQLDPFARAIFAFRNRKRNRVKLLLYERTGFWLMLKRLEADHFVWPHREQAVIELTTEQLHWLLDGIDIDAMQRHPARRYRHAS
- the tnpC gene encoding IS66 family transposase, whose product is MDEHDFSQLPSAAQAYIRELEARNRQLGERIAQLEEQFRLAQSKRFAPSSEKLKDRVFDEAEQMAAAAPSEDPDDDAFALPDTGLPAPDEPERGKRGRKPLPAELPRQRIEYDLPDDEKVCPCCRSAMHRMGEEVSEQLHFEVKASVLQHVRFKYACRHCERNAESTPIVTAPMPAQPLPGSNASAALIATVTAGKYVDGTPLYRMEDALSRANIAVGRGTLANWIIRPAQLHYSRLYEALRQTLLSQQLIHGDETTVQVLKEPGKTAQSTSYMWVYRSAEQCEQPVVLFDYQPGRGQEYPQAFLAGYTGMLMSDGYAAWRTLDAATHLGCLAHARRAFVDALKGQKKPGGRAAQALEYFKALYQVETLAKGGLPEGETRDDYTYRLRQEHSVPLLTAFKTWLDEQAPHVLPESLLGKAISYTRNQWEYLSRYVIDGRAPIDNNVIERDIRPFCTGRKSWLFSDTVAGAKASAMVYSLMLTCRACNVEPYAYLLHVLTELPQRAPDADITDLLPFNFAKRQTATPPPP